CCTGTCTTTACCAGATCGATCTTGCTTTCCTGCTCCATCTCTTTGTGGTACTCGTTGATGGATTTGATTGTAAGGTCCTGTCCTTTCTTCATGGTCTCAATAGCATCAGCCGCTGCAACTGCTGCCTGGATCGTGGTGATGTAGGGGACCTTGAAGTCGACAGCTGCACGCCTTATCCTGTAGCCGTCCCTGCGTGACATCTTGCTTGTGGGAGTGTTAATAATGAGGTCGACTTCGTCCCTGCGCATCATATCGATAACGTTCGGGCTTCCGTCGTGCACCTTCTTAACCGTGTCCATGAAGATACCGTGCTGTGCAAGGTAGTTCACGGTTCCCTTTGTACCCATGAGTTCAAGGCCTGCTGCCTGCAATTTCCTGGCGGCTTCCACAAGTTCGGGCTTGTCAACATTCCTGATTGACAGGAAGACCTTGCCTGTAAGGGGCAGGAGGTTGTCAGCTGCAAGTTCTGCCTTATAGTATGCCCTTCCGAAGTCGTAATCAACACCCATGACCTCTCCCGTACTCTTCATTTCGGGTCCGAGGACAGGGTCTGCTCCGGGAAGCTTGTCAAAGGGCAGGAGGACTTCTTTGATCGAAACATGTTTTGGCTTTGGCTCGTCCGTATAGCCAAGCTCCTTTAAGCTGTGCCCTGCAATCACTTTGGCTGCGATCTTTGCAAGAGGGAGGCCGACAGCTTTTGAGACGAAAGGAATTGTCCTGCTTGAACGCGGGTTTGCTTCGAGCACAAAGACCTTTCCGCCTTTTTCTGCCATCTGGATGTTAATCAGCCCTTTGACCCTCAGGCCGAGTGCAATCTTACGGGTATAGTCCCTTACCTGGTCAAGAACTTCAGGGGAGAGCGACTGAGGCGGAATTACACAGGCTGAGTCTCCTGAGTGGACGCCGGCTTCTTCAATGTGCTCCATGATTGCACCGATAAGCACATCTTTCCGGTCGCAGACCGCATCCACATCGATTTCGCAGGCTCCTTCAAGGAAGTCGTCAATAAGGATTGGGTGTTCGGGAGAAACCCTTACTGCCTCTTTCATGTAGCGTTCGAGGTCAATTTCATCATAAACAATTTCCATTGCCCTGCCGCCGAGTACATAGGAAGGGCGCACAAGTACAGGGAACCCGATTCTCTGTGCAACCTCAATTGCTTCCTGCTGTGAAGTTGCATACCCTCCTTCAGGCTGGGGGACGCCGAGTTTCTGCATAAGGAGGTAGAACTTTTCCCTATCTTCTGCAAGATCCATGTCTTCGGGATCAGTGCCCATAATCACGGTATCAAGGTCTGTCCTGCGCTTTAACTCCTTTTTCAGGGGAAGTGCAAGGTTGACCGAGGTCTGCCCTCCGAACTGCACAAGAACACCATCAGGCCTCTCACGTTCGATTACGTTCATCACGTACTCCATTGTGAGGGGTTCAAAAAAGAGCTTGTCCGATGTGTCAAAGTCAGTTGACACGGTTTCAGGGTTATTGTTAATGATATGTGTCTCTATGCCCTCTTCCCTGAGTGCGGTTACTGCATGGACGGTACAGTAGTCGAACTCAATACCCTGCCCTATCCTGATAGGCCCTGCACCGAGGATGAGGATTTTCTTCCTGTCTGTAGAGTTTGTCTCGCAGGTATCTTCGTAAGTAGAATAGTAATAAGGAGTTGCTGCCTGGAACTCGGCTGCACAGGTGTCCACCATCTTGAAGGTGGCAAGAATTCCTGCTTCGTGCCTGAGGTCACTTATCTGCTCCCTTGTTTTACCGGTCAGTTCTGCAATGCGGCTGTCAGGGAAGCCCATCCTCTTTATTTCACGCAGGAACTCAGGGGTCAGTTCTTCTGTCCTGATGCGCTTTTCCATCTCAACGATCTTCTTTATCTTTGAGATGAAGAAGGGGTTGATGCTTGTGAGTTCGGAAATTTCCTTTACAGACATCCCCCTCTCAAGCGCATGGAAGATAACAAAAAGGCGTTCGCTTGTGGGGGTCTTGAGAAGTGTTTTAATCTCGGGTTCGTCCCAGCGTTTTATCCCTAGCTGGTTATCGATATCGAGAGACTTAAAAGCCTTCAGGAGAGACTCTTCAATTGTCCTGCCTATTGCCATGATTTCTCCCGTGCTTTTCATGGCTGTGGTCAGGGTTTTGTCTGCAGTGGTAAACTTGTCAAAAGGCCACCTGGGGATCTTTGTAATCACGTAGTCAAGAGCTGGTTCAAAAGAGGCAGGTGTGCTCTTGGTAACATTATTTATAATTTCGTCAAGGGTCATCCCGATTGCAATCTTTGCAGTTACGCGGGCTATCGGGTAACCTGTTGCTTTGGATGCAAGGGCTGAAGACCTGGAAACCCTCGGGTTTACCTCAACAATGCGGTAGTCGCCTTCTTTTAAGGCGTACTGGATGTTACACCCACCCTCTATCTTGAGGGCGCGAATGATCTTAATAGAGGCGCTCCTGAGCATCTGGTGCTCTGCGTCTGAAAGGGTCTGAGATGGGGCAACGACTGCCGATTCTCCTGTGTGCACGCCCATAGGGTCTATGTTTTCCATGTTACAGATCACAATGCAGGTGTCATTTGCATCCCTCATGACCTCGTACTCAACCTCTGCCCACCCGAGTACGCTTTCTTCTATGAGTACCTGGTTGATGCGACTGCGCCTGAGCCCGCGTTCCGTGATCTCAAGGAGTTCTTCTTTTGTGCGGGCAATTCCTCCGCCAGCCCCACCAAGGGTGTAAGCCGGACGGATAATAAGGGGGAGGCCGAGTTCTCCAACAACCTCTTCGGCTTCTTTTAAGGAATGGACTGCCCTGCTCAAAGGCACCTTTTCCCCTATCCTGAGCATGGTTTCCTTGAAGAGTTCCCTATCTTCCGTATTTTTGATGGCTTCAACAGGGGTTCCAAGGATCTGGACACCGTATTTTTCAAAAACGCCCATTTCTGCAAGTTCGCTGGTAATGTTAAGACCTGTCTGGCCTCCAATGCCTGCAATTATCCCGTCAGGACGTTCTTTTTCAATGATTTTTTCAATAATCCTTGCATCGAGGGGCTCGATATAGACCGAATCAGCCATTTCTGGGTCGGTCATAATGGTTGCAGGGTTTGAGTTTACAAGCACAACCTGCACACCTTCTTCTTTTAAGGACCTGCATGCCTGGCTTCCTGAGAAGTCAAACTCGGCAGCCTGTCCGATTGTGATCGGTCCCGAACCTATAAGCAAAACCTTTTTTATGTCTTCACGTTTCGGCATCAGAGATCCCCTCCGAGGACCTTTACGACCTTGCCGAAGAACGTTTCCTCGGTATCAAGAGGACCTGCCTGGGCTTCAGGGTGGAACTGCACGCTGAAGATATCAAGGTCTTTGTGGGAAACTCCTTCAACTGTCCTGTCGTTTGCGTTCAGGTACTTCACATAGAGCCCTGTTCCTTCAAGGGAATCCGCATCGACAGCATATCCGTGGTTCTGGGAGCTTATGAAAATCCTGTTTTCAATAAGGTCCTTTACAGGCTGGTTTCCTCCCCTGTGCCCGAATTTAAGTTTGTAAGTCCTTGCTCCCATTGCAAG
The genomic region above belongs to Methanosarcina horonobensis HB-1 = JCM 15518 and contains:
- the carB gene encoding carbamoyl-phosphate synthase large subunit, with protein sequence MPKREDIKKVLLIGSGPITIGQAAEFDFSGSQACRSLKEEGVQVVLVNSNPATIMTDPEMADSVYIEPLDARIIEKIIEKERPDGIIAGIGGQTGLNITSELAEMGVFEKYGVQILGTPVEAIKNTEDRELFKETMLRIGEKVPLSRAVHSLKEAEEVVGELGLPLIIRPAYTLGGAGGGIARTKEELLEITERGLRRSRINQVLIEESVLGWAEVEYEVMRDANDTCIVICNMENIDPMGVHTGESAVVAPSQTLSDAEHQMLRSASIKIIRALKIEGGCNIQYALKEGDYRIVEVNPRVSRSSALASKATGYPIARVTAKIAIGMTLDEIINNVTKSTPASFEPALDYVITKIPRWPFDKFTTADKTLTTAMKSTGEIMAIGRTIEESLLKAFKSLDIDNQLGIKRWDEPEIKTLLKTPTSERLFVIFHALERGMSVKEISELTSINPFFISKIKKIVEMEKRIRTEELTPEFLREIKRMGFPDSRIAELTGKTREQISDLRHEAGILATFKMVDTCAAEFQAATPYYYSTYEDTCETNSTDRKKILILGAGPIRIGQGIEFDYCTVHAVTALREEGIETHIINNNPETVSTDFDTSDKLFFEPLTMEYVMNVIERERPDGVLVQFGGQTSVNLALPLKKELKRRTDLDTVIMGTDPEDMDLAEDREKFYLLMQKLGVPQPEGGYATSQQEAIEVAQRIGFPVLVRPSYVLGGRAMEIVYDEIDLERYMKEAVRVSPEHPILIDDFLEGACEIDVDAVCDRKDVLIGAIMEHIEEAGVHSGDSACVIPPQSLSPEVLDQVRDYTRKIALGLRVKGLINIQMAEKGGKVFVLEANPRSSRTIPFVSKAVGLPLAKIAAKVIAGHSLKELGYTDEPKPKHVSIKEVLLPFDKLPGADPVLGPEMKSTGEVMGVDYDFGRAYYKAELAADNLLPLTGKVFLSIRNVDKPELVEAARKLQAAGLELMGTKGTVNYLAQHGIFMDTVKKVHDGSPNVIDMMRRDEVDLIINTPTSKMSRRDGYRIRRAAVDFKVPYITTIQAAVAAADAIETMKKGQDLTIKSINEYHKEMEQESKIDLVKTGKSEYSEVNSKQD